The proteins below come from a single Paramormyrops kingsleyae isolate MSU_618 chromosome 25, PKINGS_0.4, whole genome shotgun sequence genomic window:
- the pcdh18a gene encoding protocadherin-18a isoform X2, with amino-acid sequence MQIGRMCWSFKKKRIERFLFFPLPAELLQHTCPKMNARRGGAFSWMALQVFILVLALTQHVSGKTIKYKVYEEQKVGTVIARLKEDVADVLSKLPSSVPLRFRAMQRGSTSFLSVREQDGEISVGSKIDREKLCEKNLNCSIEFDVITLPTEHLQLFHVEVEVLDINDNSPQFSRAIIPIEISESAAIGIRIPLDSATDPDVGENSLHTYSLTPNNFFKIDIRTRTDGAKYAELVVVRELDREVQSSYELQLVASDKGVPPKSGSTLLKITISDSNDNSPVFEEQSYVIELLENSPVGSLLIDLNATDPDEGTNGKIVYSFSSHVSPKILETFKINPENGQLTLTKPVDFENTASYEIDVQAQDLGPNSMPAHCKIIIKVVDVNDNKPEISINLMTPGKEEIAYISESAPIDTFVALVRVEDMDSGSNGEVVCRLHGHGHFRLHKTNEKNYMILTNVSLDRERRSEYSLTVMAEDKGMPSLSTIKHFTVQVLDENDNPPRFEKSRYEIFKSENNSPGAYLTSVVASDPDLDTNGQVTYTILESFIQGSSISTYVTIDPSNGAIYALRTFDHEDVNRITFVVQARDSGETQLSSNTTVVLTILDENDNSPVIVVPQLLNYSAEIPVSRYAEAGHLITLIRATDRDAGVNAELTCAIVTGNEAGYFVMDPKKCEIRANVSMKEVPLEHFELVIIVQDKGVTRLTAKAVLKCTLYENMDSHILPPLTSNSRPGLDVSMIIIISLGAICAVLLVIMVMFATRCNREKKDVRSYNCRVAESTYQNHPKKPSRQIHKGDITLVPTVNGTLPIRSHHRSPSSSPAMERGQMDSRQSHHSRQSLNSLVTISSNHIPENFALELAHATPPVEGQYQPRPSFRGNKYSRSYRYALQDMDKFSLKDSGRGDSEAGDSDYDLGRESPIDRLLGEGFSDLFLTEGHQRMHPAMKLCTEECRLLGHSDQCWMPPLPSPASSDYRNNMFIPGEDPQPPCGEEEQSPIDSGDRKKSFSTFGKETEGDGEEAASDLCGSSLLSEMNSVFQRLLPPSLDSYVECSEMERASSLERRKGHLPGKSSAYPQGVAAWAANTHFQNPGNSIGPSQAGHMTSQAGHMTSQAPLKWLPAMEEIPENYEEDEFDNVLSHLQGGRSDSRHEIMDASELVAEINKLLQDVRQS; translated from the exons ATGCAGATCGGACGAATGTGCTGGAGTTTTAAGAAGAAACGCATCGAAAGGTTTCTCTTTTTCCCCCTCCCTGCGGAATTACTTCAGCATACTTGCCCGAAAATGAATGCACGGAGAGGAGGCGCATTCTCCTGGATGGCACTACAGGTATTTATTTTGGTTCTGGCGTTAACGCAGCATGTTTCTGGGAAGACGATCAAATATAAAGTGTACGAGGAACAGAAAGTGGGCACGGTGATCGCCAGGCTTAAGGAGGACGTGGCGGATGTTTTATCCAAACTTCCAAGCTCGGTCCCCCTGCGCTTCCGAGCCATGCAAAGAGGCAGCACGTCCTTCCTATCGGTTCGGGAGCAGGATGGAGAAATCAGTGTCGGATCGAAAATCGACCGGGAAAAGCTGTGCGAGAAAAACCTAAACTGCTCCATCGAGTTTGATGTGATCACACTGCCGACGGAGCATTTACAGCTGTTTCACGTCGAAGTAGAAGTGCTGGACATTAATGATAATTCCCCGCAGTTCTCTCGTGCCATCATTCCTATCGAGATATCCGAAAGTGCCGCTATAGGAATCCGCATCCCCCTGGATAGCGCTACGGACCCAGACGTAGGTGAAAACTCACTTCATACCTATTCTCTTACCCCGAATAACTTTTTCAAAATTGATATCAGGACGCGTACGGACGGAGCTAAGTATGCGGAGCTTGTTGTTGtgagagagctggacagggAGGTGCAGTCGAGCTACGAACTCCAGCTAGTGGCTTCTGACAAAGGGGTGCCGCCTAAATCCGGCTCAACTCTTCTCAAAATTACCATCTCCGACTCCAATGATAACAGCCCTGTTTTTGAGGAGCAGTCCTATGTGATTGAGCTGCTGGAGAATTCCCCTGTGGGCTCTCTGCTTATTGATCTGAACGCTACTGATCCAGACGAGGGTACCAATGGGAAAATCGTGTATTCTTTTAGCAGTCACGTGTCTCCGAAAATTCTGGAGACGTTTAAAATAAACCCCGAAAATGGCCAGCTGACGCTTACTAAGCCGGTGGACTTTGAGAACACGGCTTCCTATGAGATTGACGTTCAGGCCCAAGACCTTGGACCTAATTCAATGCCGGCACACTGTAAAATAATTATCAAAGTGGTTGATGTTAATGACAATAAACCTGAAATCAGTATTAATTTAATGACTCCTGGAAAAGAGGAAATTGCTTACATATCGGAGTCTGCTCCTATTGACACATTTGTTGCTCTGGTCAGGGTTGAAGACATGGACTCTGGCTCAAATGGGGAAGTTGTGTGTAGATTGCATGGTCATGGACATTTTAGGCTGCATAAAACCAACGAGAAGAACTATATGATCTTAACTAATGTTTCCTTAGACAGAGAAAGAAGGTCTGAGTACAGTCTAACTGTGATGGCAGAAGACAAAGGAATGCCAAGTCTTTCCACCATTAAACATTTTACAGTCCAGGTTCTGGATGAGAATGACAATCCACCTCGTTTTGAGAAGAGCAGATATGAAATATTTAAGTCAGAAAATAATTCTCCGGGAGCTTATCTGACATCAGTGGTGGCCAGCGACCCTGATCTTGACACCAATGGTCAGGTGACCTACACCATTCTGGAGAGCTTTATTCAGGGTAGCTCGATTTCGACCTACGTCACCATCGACCCCTCCAATGGTGCCATCTACGCACTGAGGACTTTTGACCACGAGGATGTTAACCGGATCACTTTTGTCGTGCAAGCGAGAGATTCGGGCGAGACTCAGCTGTCCAGCAACACGACCGTGGTGCTCACCATCCTGGATGAGAACGATAACTCCCCAGTCATCGTTGTCCCACAGCTGCTGAACTACTCTGCCGAAATTCCCGTCTCGAGGTATGCCGAGGCGGGACACCTGATCACGCTTATCAGAGCCACGGACAGGGACGCCGGGGTTAATGCGGAACTGACGTGTGCGATCGTCACCGGTAACGAAGCGGGCTACTTCGTCATGGACCCGAAGAAGTGTGAGATACGTGCCAACGTCAGCATGAAGGAGGTGCCTCTTGAACACTTCGAGCTTGTGATCATAGTGCAAGACAAAGGAGTCACAAGACTGACTGCCAAAGCAGTTTTAAAGTGCACTCTGTATGAAAACATGGACAGCCACATTCTACCGCCATTAACGAGCAACAGTCGCCCTGGCCTTGATGTGTCTATGATCATCATCATATCTTTGGGAGCTATCTGTGCAGTGCTTTTAGTCATCATGGTGATGTTCGCCACAAGGTGCAACAGGGAAAAGAAGGACGTGAGGTCTTATAACTGCAGGGTGGCAGAGTCGACCTATCAGAATCACCCCAAGAAGCCCTCCAGGCAGATCCACAAAGGAGACATCACCCTTGTGCCAACGGTCAACGGGACCCTGCCAATCAGGTCCCACCACAGGTCGCCGTCATCCTCCCCAGCCATGGAGAGGGGTCAGATGGACAGCAGGCAGAGCCATCACAGCCGCCAATCACTGAATAGCCTGGTGACCATATCCTCCAATCACATCCCAGAGAACTTTGCCCTTGAGCTTGCACACGCCACTCCCCCAGTGGAG GGCCAGTACCAGCCAAGGCCAAGTTTCCGTGGCAATAAATATTCAAGAAGCTACAG ATATGCCCTACAAGATATGGATAAGTTTAGCTTAAAGGACAGTGGGCGAGGGGACAGCGAAGCCGGGGATAGTGACTATGATTTAGGGAGAGAGTCGCCGATCGACAGGCTGTTGGGTGAGGGCTTCAGCGACCTGTTCCTCACAGAAGGACATCAGAGGATGCATCCAG CGATGAAGCTTTGCACGGAGGAGTGTAGACTCCTGGGACACTCGGACCAGTGCTGGATGCCTCCTCTGCCCTCTCCAGCATCCTCAGActacagaaacaacatgttcaTTCCCGGGGAGGACCCCCAGCCGCCTTGCGGGGAGGAAGAGCAGTCCCCTATTGACTCTGGCGACCGCAAGAAGAGCTTCTCCACGTTCGGGAAGGAGACCGAAGGGGACGGCGAGGAGGCGGCGAGCGACCTGTGCGGCTCCTCCCTCCTCTCGGAGATGAACAGTGTCTTCCAGCGTCTCCTGCCGCCTTCTCTGGACTCCTACGTGGAGTGCAGCGAGATGGAGAGGGCGAGTTCCCTGGAGCGCAGGAAAGGACACTTACCAGGGAAGTCCAGCGCATACCCTCAGGGTGTGGCGGCGTGGGCGGCCAATACGCACTTCCAAAACCCGGGCAACAGCATTGGGCCCAGTCAGgccggtcacatgaccagtcaggccggtcacatgaccagtcAGGCCCCTCTCAAGTGGCTGCCGGCCATGGAGGAGATTCCCGAAAACTATGAGGAGGACGAGTTCGATAACGTTCTCAGCCACCTGCAGGGTGGACGCAGCGACAGCCGACATGAAATCATGGATGCCAGTGAGCTGGTGGCTGAGATTAACAAACTTTTACAAGATGTCCGGCAGAGCTAG
- the pcdh18a gene encoding protocadherin-18a isoform X1: MQIGRMCWSFKKKRIERFLFFPLPAELLQHTCPKMNARRGGAFSWMALQVFILVLALTQHVSGKTIKYKVYEEQKVGTVIARLKEDVADVLSKLPSSVPLRFRAMQRGSTSFLSVREQDGEISVGSKIDREKLCEKNLNCSIEFDVITLPTEHLQLFHVEVEVLDINDNSPQFSRAIIPIEISESAAIGIRIPLDSATDPDVGENSLHTYSLTPNNFFKIDIRTRTDGAKYAELVVVRELDREVQSSYELQLVASDKGVPPKSGSTLLKITISDSNDNSPVFEEQSYVIELLENSPVGSLLIDLNATDPDEGTNGKIVYSFSSHVSPKILETFKINPENGQLTLTKPVDFENTASYEIDVQAQDLGPNSMPAHCKIIIKVVDVNDNKPEISINLMTPGKEEIAYISESAPIDTFVALVRVEDMDSGSNGEVVCRLHGHGHFRLHKTNEKNYMILTNVSLDRERRSEYSLTVMAEDKGMPSLSTIKHFTVQVLDENDNPPRFEKSRYEIFKSENNSPGAYLTSVVASDPDLDTNGQVTYTILESFIQGSSISTYVTIDPSNGAIYALRTFDHEDVNRITFVVQARDSGETQLSSNTTVVLTILDENDNSPVIVVPQLLNYSAEIPVSRYAEAGHLITLIRATDRDAGVNAELTCAIVTGNEAGYFVMDPKKCEIRANVSMKEVPLEHFELVIIVQDKGVTRLTAKAVLKCTLYENMDSHILPPLTSNSRPGLDVSMIIIISLGAICAVLLVIMVMFATRCNREKKDVRSYNCRVAESTYQNHPKKPSRQIHKGDITLVPTVNGTLPIRSHHRSPSSSPAMERGQMDSRQSHHSRQSLNSLVTISSNHIPENFALELAHATPPVEQVSQLLSMLHQGQYQPRPSFRGNKYSRSYRYALQDMDKFSLKDSGRGDSEAGDSDYDLGRESPIDRLLGEGFSDLFLTEGHQRMHPAMKLCTEECRLLGHSDQCWMPPLPSPASSDYRNNMFIPGEDPQPPCGEEEQSPIDSGDRKKSFSTFGKETEGDGEEAASDLCGSSLLSEMNSVFQRLLPPSLDSYVECSEMERASSLERRKGHLPGKSSAYPQGVAAWAANTHFQNPGNSIGPSQAGHMTSQAGHMTSQAPLKWLPAMEEIPENYEEDEFDNVLSHLQGGRSDSRHEIMDASELVAEINKLLQDVRQS, from the exons ATGCAGATCGGACGAATGTGCTGGAGTTTTAAGAAGAAACGCATCGAAAGGTTTCTCTTTTTCCCCCTCCCTGCGGAATTACTTCAGCATACTTGCCCGAAAATGAATGCACGGAGAGGAGGCGCATTCTCCTGGATGGCACTACAGGTATTTATTTTGGTTCTGGCGTTAACGCAGCATGTTTCTGGGAAGACGATCAAATATAAAGTGTACGAGGAACAGAAAGTGGGCACGGTGATCGCCAGGCTTAAGGAGGACGTGGCGGATGTTTTATCCAAACTTCCAAGCTCGGTCCCCCTGCGCTTCCGAGCCATGCAAAGAGGCAGCACGTCCTTCCTATCGGTTCGGGAGCAGGATGGAGAAATCAGTGTCGGATCGAAAATCGACCGGGAAAAGCTGTGCGAGAAAAACCTAAACTGCTCCATCGAGTTTGATGTGATCACACTGCCGACGGAGCATTTACAGCTGTTTCACGTCGAAGTAGAAGTGCTGGACATTAATGATAATTCCCCGCAGTTCTCTCGTGCCATCATTCCTATCGAGATATCCGAAAGTGCCGCTATAGGAATCCGCATCCCCCTGGATAGCGCTACGGACCCAGACGTAGGTGAAAACTCACTTCATACCTATTCTCTTACCCCGAATAACTTTTTCAAAATTGATATCAGGACGCGTACGGACGGAGCTAAGTATGCGGAGCTTGTTGTTGtgagagagctggacagggAGGTGCAGTCGAGCTACGAACTCCAGCTAGTGGCTTCTGACAAAGGGGTGCCGCCTAAATCCGGCTCAACTCTTCTCAAAATTACCATCTCCGACTCCAATGATAACAGCCCTGTTTTTGAGGAGCAGTCCTATGTGATTGAGCTGCTGGAGAATTCCCCTGTGGGCTCTCTGCTTATTGATCTGAACGCTACTGATCCAGACGAGGGTACCAATGGGAAAATCGTGTATTCTTTTAGCAGTCACGTGTCTCCGAAAATTCTGGAGACGTTTAAAATAAACCCCGAAAATGGCCAGCTGACGCTTACTAAGCCGGTGGACTTTGAGAACACGGCTTCCTATGAGATTGACGTTCAGGCCCAAGACCTTGGACCTAATTCAATGCCGGCACACTGTAAAATAATTATCAAAGTGGTTGATGTTAATGACAATAAACCTGAAATCAGTATTAATTTAATGACTCCTGGAAAAGAGGAAATTGCTTACATATCGGAGTCTGCTCCTATTGACACATTTGTTGCTCTGGTCAGGGTTGAAGACATGGACTCTGGCTCAAATGGGGAAGTTGTGTGTAGATTGCATGGTCATGGACATTTTAGGCTGCATAAAACCAACGAGAAGAACTATATGATCTTAACTAATGTTTCCTTAGACAGAGAAAGAAGGTCTGAGTACAGTCTAACTGTGATGGCAGAAGACAAAGGAATGCCAAGTCTTTCCACCATTAAACATTTTACAGTCCAGGTTCTGGATGAGAATGACAATCCACCTCGTTTTGAGAAGAGCAGATATGAAATATTTAAGTCAGAAAATAATTCTCCGGGAGCTTATCTGACATCAGTGGTGGCCAGCGACCCTGATCTTGACACCAATGGTCAGGTGACCTACACCATTCTGGAGAGCTTTATTCAGGGTAGCTCGATTTCGACCTACGTCACCATCGACCCCTCCAATGGTGCCATCTACGCACTGAGGACTTTTGACCACGAGGATGTTAACCGGATCACTTTTGTCGTGCAAGCGAGAGATTCGGGCGAGACTCAGCTGTCCAGCAACACGACCGTGGTGCTCACCATCCTGGATGAGAACGATAACTCCCCAGTCATCGTTGTCCCACAGCTGCTGAACTACTCTGCCGAAATTCCCGTCTCGAGGTATGCCGAGGCGGGACACCTGATCACGCTTATCAGAGCCACGGACAGGGACGCCGGGGTTAATGCGGAACTGACGTGTGCGATCGTCACCGGTAACGAAGCGGGCTACTTCGTCATGGACCCGAAGAAGTGTGAGATACGTGCCAACGTCAGCATGAAGGAGGTGCCTCTTGAACACTTCGAGCTTGTGATCATAGTGCAAGACAAAGGAGTCACAAGACTGACTGCCAAAGCAGTTTTAAAGTGCACTCTGTATGAAAACATGGACAGCCACATTCTACCGCCATTAACGAGCAACAGTCGCCCTGGCCTTGATGTGTCTATGATCATCATCATATCTTTGGGAGCTATCTGTGCAGTGCTTTTAGTCATCATGGTGATGTTCGCCACAAGGTGCAACAGGGAAAAGAAGGACGTGAGGTCTTATAACTGCAGGGTGGCAGAGTCGACCTATCAGAATCACCCCAAGAAGCCCTCCAGGCAGATCCACAAAGGAGACATCACCCTTGTGCCAACGGTCAACGGGACCCTGCCAATCAGGTCCCACCACAGGTCGCCGTCATCCTCCCCAGCCATGGAGAGGGGTCAGATGGACAGCAGGCAGAGCCATCACAGCCGCCAATCACTGAATAGCCTGGTGACCATATCCTCCAATCACATCCCAGAGAACTTTGCCCTTGAGCTTGCACACGCCACTCCCCCAGTGGAG CAAGTCTCACAGCTTCTGTCCATGCTCCATCAGGGCCAGTACCAGCCAAGGCCAAGTTTCCGTGGCAATAAATATTCAAGAAGCTACAG ATATGCCCTACAAGATATGGATAAGTTTAGCTTAAAGGACAGTGGGCGAGGGGACAGCGAAGCCGGGGATAGTGACTATGATTTAGGGAGAGAGTCGCCGATCGACAGGCTGTTGGGTGAGGGCTTCAGCGACCTGTTCCTCACAGAAGGACATCAGAGGATGCATCCAG CGATGAAGCTTTGCACGGAGGAGTGTAGACTCCTGGGACACTCGGACCAGTGCTGGATGCCTCCTCTGCCCTCTCCAGCATCCTCAGActacagaaacaacatgttcaTTCCCGGGGAGGACCCCCAGCCGCCTTGCGGGGAGGAAGAGCAGTCCCCTATTGACTCTGGCGACCGCAAGAAGAGCTTCTCCACGTTCGGGAAGGAGACCGAAGGGGACGGCGAGGAGGCGGCGAGCGACCTGTGCGGCTCCTCCCTCCTCTCGGAGATGAACAGTGTCTTCCAGCGTCTCCTGCCGCCTTCTCTGGACTCCTACGTGGAGTGCAGCGAGATGGAGAGGGCGAGTTCCCTGGAGCGCAGGAAAGGACACTTACCAGGGAAGTCCAGCGCATACCCTCAGGGTGTGGCGGCGTGGGCGGCCAATACGCACTTCCAAAACCCGGGCAACAGCATTGGGCCCAGTCAGgccggtcacatgaccagtcaggccggtcacatgaccagtcAGGCCCCTCTCAAGTGGCTGCCGGCCATGGAGGAGATTCCCGAAAACTATGAGGAGGACGAGTTCGATAACGTTCTCAGCCACCTGCAGGGTGGACGCAGCGACAGCCGACATGAAATCATGGATGCCAGTGAGCTGGTGGCTGAGATTAACAAACTTTTACAAGATGTCCGGCAGAGCTAG